A single window of Zea mays cultivar B73 chromosome 10, Zm-B73-REFERENCE-NAM-5.0, whole genome shotgun sequence DNA harbors:
- the LOC103640734 gene encoding CBL-interacting protein kinase 14, translating to MKTRGKTLTERYEMGKLLGKGAFGKVHYARDLESNQGVAIKIMDKERVLKAGLSEQVKREITTMRLVEHKNIVRLHEVMATRNKIYIIMEYAKGGELLDKVKRSGRLTEADTHRYFQQLIGALDHCHSRGVYHRDLKPENLLLNENGDLKVTDFGLSAFSESRRTDGLLHTVCGTPVYIAPEVIKKTGYDGAKSDIWSCGVVLFVLAAGYLPFQGPNLMEIYRKINDSDFRCPGWFSHKLKRLLYKILNPNPSMRPSIQEIKESTWFRKGPREISAVKEKVLSENATATNAAPVLAARRKEIAHEDMKPLVATKLNAFEIIAFSAGLDLSGLFIKECRKETRFTSDKPALAIISKLEDVAKALNLRIRKKDNNTVIIQGRKHGGNGVLQFDTQIFEITPSCHLVQMKQTSGDLIEYQKLLEEGIRPGLKDVVWAWHGDDLQQK from the coding sequence ATGAAGACCAGAGGGAAGACTTTGACGGAGCGATACGAGATGGGGAAGCTGCTGGGGAAAGGCGCGTTCGGGAAGGTGCACTATGCAAGGGACCTCGAGTCCAACCAGGGTGTTGCTATCAAGATCATGGACAAGGAAAGGGTGCTCAAGGCCGGGCTCTCGGAGCAGGTAAAGCGCGAGATCACGACGATGCGGCTGGTGGAACACAAAAACATCGTTCGTCTCCATGAGGTCATGGCGACGCGGAACAAGATCTACATCATCATGGAGTATGCGAAAGGGGGTGAGCTCTTGGACAAGGTTAAGAGGAGCGGCAGGCTGACGGAGGCTGACACACACAGATACTTCCAACAGCTCATTGGCGCACTGGATCACTGCCACAGCCGAGGTGTATACCACCGAGACTTGAAGCCTGAGAACCTGCTGTTGAATGAGAATGGGGACCTCAAGGTGACTGACTTTGGACTGAGCGCGTTTTCAGAGTCGAGGAGGACAGATGGGCTGCTCCATACTGTCTGTGGGACACCGGTGTATATAGCTCCGGAGGTGATCAAGAAGACGGGCTACGATGGTGCAAAATCAGACATCTGGTCTTGTGGTGTCGTCCTGTTTGTTCTCGCTGCTGGCTACCTCCCTTTCCAGGGCCCAAACTTGATGGAGATTTATCGAAAGATAAATGATAGTGATTTCAGGTGCCCTGGTTGGTTTTCACACAAACTCAAGAGGCTGCTGTACAAGATTTTGAACCCCAACCCCAGCATGAGACCTTCAATTCAGGAGATAAAAGAGTCTACCTGGTTTCGAAAAGGTCCAAGGGAGATCAGTGCAGTGAAGGAGAAAGTTCTTAGCGAGAATGCCACCGCCACAAATGCTGCCCCAGTGCTTGCTGCTAGGCGCAAGGAGATTGCTCATGAAGATATGAAGCCCCTGGTTGCCACAAAACTCAATGCCTTTGAAATCATCGCGTTCTCAGCAGGGTTGGACCTTTCTGGTCTGTTTATCAAGGAGTGTAGGAAGGAGACAAGGTTCACTTCAGATAAGCCAGCATTGGCCATCATCTCAAAGCTTGAAGATGTCGCGAAAGCACTGAATCTCAGGATAAGGAAGAAGGACAACAACACTGTCATCATTCAAGGGAGGAAGCATGGGGGCAATGGTGTCCTTCAGTTTGACACGCAGATCTTTGAGATCACACCATCCTGCCATCTCGTTCAGATGAAACAAACCAGTGGCGATCTTATTGAGTACCAGAAACTGTTGGAAGAGGGCATCCGGCCAGGGCTGAAGGACGTTGTCTGGGCCTGGCATGGAGATGATCTGCAGCAGAAGTAG